A section of the Clostridium felsineum DSM 794 genome encodes:
- a CDS encoding YitT family protein has translation MKWTKKQIYSFIAKVVFMTIGSILYSIGLEIFLIPNNVIDGGIVGISIITNHFIKLPLGILTFILNVPFFVFGYKQIGKSFALSTIFSVICYSIGVNFFNPIPGITKDILLASVFGGIIVGFGIGLIIRNGGSTDGSEVIAIIIDKKVSFSVGQIVMFFNFFILLFAGFIFGWDRAMYSLIAYFIAVKVIDIIVEGIDESKAIMIISERHEDISEEIMNRLGRGLTLLDGKGAYKGMETNVIYLVVSRLEIAEVKKIVNEHDEDALVTIGPVDVFGNKYKKKGMH, from the coding sequence ATGAAGTGGACCAAAAAACAAATTTACTCATTTATCGCAAAAGTTGTATTTATGACAATAGGATCAATTTTATATTCAATAGGACTTGAGATATTTTTAATACCCAATAATGTAATTGATGGAGGAATCGTTGGAATTTCAATAATAACAAATCATTTTATAAAATTACCACTAGGTATACTTACGTTTATTCTTAATGTTCCATTTTTTGTATTTGGATATAAACAAATAGGAAAAAGTTTTGCTTTATCAACTATATTTTCAGTAATTTGTTATTCAATAGGAGTTAATTTCTTTAATCCTATTCCAGGAATAACAAAAGACATTCTATTAGCATCAGTATTTGGTGGAATAATAGTAGGTTTTGGCATAGGCTTAATAATTAGAAATGGAGGATCAACAGATGGATCAGAAGTAATTGCTATAATTATTGACAAAAAGGTAAGTTTTTCTGTTGGTCAGATTGTAATGTTTTTTAACTTTTTTATATTACTTTTTGCCGGTTTTATATTTGGATGGGATAGAGCTATGTATTCTCTTATAGCATATTTTATAGCAGTAAAAGTTATAGACATTATTGTTGAAGGAATAGATGAATCCAAAGCAATAATGATTATTTCAGAAAGACACGAGGATATATCTGAAGAGATAATGAATAGGTTAGGGAGAGGATTAACTTTATTAGATGGAAAAGGTGCTTACAAAGGAATGGAAACTAATGTAATATACCTTGTGGTATCACGTTTAGAGATAGCAGAGGTAAAAAAAATAGTAAATGAACATGATGAAGATGCACTTGTAACTATAGGACCTGTTGATGTATTTGGAAATAAGTATAAAAAAAAGGGCATGCATTAG
- a CDS encoding transketolase yields MNLGVKDLEVKATEVRRGVLDMVYRSKAGHIGGSMSSIDILTTLYYNILNIDSKKFSDLGRDRFILSKGHIAEALYYILADRGFFDKEKLKTYSKYGSTLIGHPNNKNNGVEVNTGSLGHGLPIAVGMALAGKRDNKDYRVYTLMGDGEQAEGSIWEGAMAAHNYKLDNLIGIIDRNRLQISGTTEEVMALGSLKDKWISFGWEVVEVDGNNIEELVKIFSKIPIKKDKPTMIIANTVKGKGISFMENKAKWHHGVLTEEEYKKATKELEGGHLNE; encoded by the coding sequence ATGAATCTAGGAGTAAAAGACTTGGAGGTTAAAGCAACTGAAGTAAGACGCGGTGTTTTGGATATGGTCTATAGGTCTAAAGCAGGACATATTGGTGGTTCAATGTCAAGTATAGATATATTAACAACACTTTATTATAATATACTAAATATTGATTCTAAAAAATTTAGTGATTTAGGCAGAGATAGATTTATATTAAGTAAAGGACATATTGCAGAAGCTTTATATTATATACTAGCGGACAGAGGTTTTTTTGATAAAGAAAAACTAAAAACTTATAGTAAATATGGTTCTACATTAATTGGACATCCTAATAATAAAAATAATGGTGTAGAAGTAAATACAGGGTCTTTAGGACACGGTTTACCAATAGCTGTGGGTATGGCATTAGCAGGTAAACGAGATAATAAGGATTATAGGGTTTATACATTGATGGGAGATGGCGAGCAAGCAGAAGGTTCTATTTGGGAAGGAGCTATGGCTGCACATAATTATAAATTAGATAATCTTATAGGTATAATCGATAGAAATAGACTTCAAATATCAGGAACTACTGAAGAAGTAATGGCGTTAGGTAGCTTAAAGGATAAATGGATAAGTTTTGGCTGGGAAGTAGTAGAAGTAGATGGAAATAACATTGAAGAATTAGTAAAAATATTTAGTAAAATTCCTATAAAAAAGGATAAACCCACAATGATAATAGCTAACACTGTAAAGGGAAAGGGAATTTCTTTTATGGAAAATAAGGCTAAATGGCATCATGGGGTGTTAACAGAGGAGGAATATAAAAAAGCTACTAAAGAATTAGAAGGAGGACACTTAAATGAATAA
- the glpK gene encoding glycerol kinase GlpK, translating into MKKYILTIDQSTSSTKALIVDDTGTVKYKISKSHKQIYPHRGWVEHNPTEIYENLKCVINEIIKVNQIKEEEIACLSITNQRETVVVWDKHTGQPVYNAIVWQCRRTDSICNELEEYEEMIIEKTGLRLDPYFSGTKIKWILDNVKGARGKAEKGDLLFGTIDSWLIWNLTNGKFHVTDYTNASRTLLLNIKTLKWDQELLQVFNIPYSILPKIHPSDEIFGETNLQGNLKKSLKVCGVIGDSQGALFGQRCFEVGSAKSTFGTGNSIMVNVGHDYIESKNGLVSTIAYVTKKHINYGIEGIINSSGDTINWIHKELGLFENFDEFNKAVDEVKNNEGVYLVPAFLGLGIPHWKGSARASIVGISRNTNKKHIMRAALESIAYQVKDAIDVIENETKIKINNLNIDGGVTTNKIYNQFLANILDCNIEKNINEELSSLGAAMLGGLGIGMWHSMDNIKSMCNKVESYKNEIQVEEREKLYKGWKNAVKSVLYLTELEND; encoded by the coding sequence ATGAAAAAATATATATTGACCATTGATCAAAGTACATCATCTACAAAGGCATTAATAGTAGATGATACTGGAACTGTTAAGTATAAAATATCTAAAAGTCATAAGCAGATATATCCTCATAGGGGATGGGTTGAGCATAATCCAACAGAAATATATGAAAATTTAAAATGCGTAATAAATGAAATTATAAAAGTAAATCAAATAAAAGAAGAAGAGATAGCATGTTTATCAATTACTAATCAAAGAGAAACGGTTGTTGTGTGGGATAAGCACACAGGTCAGCCCGTATATAATGCTATAGTTTGGCAATGCAGAAGAACGGATAGTATTTGCAATGAACTTGAAGAATATGAAGAAATGATTATAGAAAAGACAGGATTAAGGTTAGATCCATATTTTTCTGGTACAAAAATCAAGTGGATACTGGATAACGTTAAAGGAGCAAGAGGAAAAGCAGAAAAAGGGGACTTGTTATTTGGAACTATAGATAGTTGGTTAATATGGAATTTAACTAATGGCAAATTTCATGTAACTGATTATACCAATGCTAGCAGAACACTACTTCTTAATATAAAAACTTTGAAATGGGATCAAGAATTATTGCAGGTTTTTAATATTCCATATTCTATACTTCCTAAAATTCACCCTTCTGACGAAATTTTTGGGGAGACCAATCTACAAGGAAATCTAAAAAAATCCTTGAAAGTATGCGGTGTAATAGGAGATTCACAGGGGGCTTTATTTGGTCAAAGATGTTTTGAAGTAGGCTCTGCAAAGTCAACCTTTGGTACAGGAAATTCAATTATGGTAAATGTAGGACATGATTATATTGAATCTAAGAATGGCTTAGTTTCAACTATAGCGTATGTTACTAAAAAGCATATTAATTACGGTATTGAAGGCATTATAAATTCAAGTGGTGATACCATAAATTGGATTCATAAAGAGCTCGGTTTATTTGAAAATTTTGATGAATTCAATAAGGCAGTTGATGAAGTTAAAAATAATGAAGGTGTATATTTAGTTCCAGCCTTTTTAGGGCTTGGCATACCTCATTGGAAAGGATCTGCAAGAGCATCAATTGTCGGAATATCAAGAAATACTAATAAGAAACATATTATGAGAGCTGCTTTAGAGAGTATTGCGTATCAAGTAAAGGATGCAATTGACGTAATTGAAAACGAAACCAAAATAAAGATAAATAATTTAAATATTGATGGTGGTGTAACTACTAATAAAATTTATAATCAATTTTTAGCTAACATACTAGATTGTAATATAGAAAAAAATATTAATGAAGAATTATCCTCATTAGGAGCTGCAATGCTTGGTGGATTAGGTATTGGAATGTGGCATAGTATGGACAACATAAAAAGCATGTGCAATAAGGTAGAAAGTTATAAAAATGAAATACAAGTTGAAGAAAGAGAAAAATTATATAAAGGATGGAAAAATGCCGTTAAAAGCGTTTTGTATTTAACTGAATTAGAAAATGATTAA
- a CDS encoding IS3 family transposase (programmed frameshift), with amino-acid sequence MSIKLFTNEEIEILSKNKYVKHVSAKGITYTEEFKRIFISENENGKLPRIIFEECGFSISILGKKRMQSSADRWRLAYRTQGVLGLQDTRKQNSGRPSEKELSIEEKYERIKAQNNLLKAENELFKKVRYVRKKDDKKEISLPVENKFNIINLVVTKYKSKNMISYLCKIAAISRSGYYNYFSSKSQGRRKERNNKAEITRDIILKAYNFKGRKKGARQIKVTLEGQFGIVYNLKRMRRIMKKYEIICPIRKANPYRRMTKATKEHTTLPNLSNRNFKQNMPEKVLLTDITYLFYGTGKKAYLSTIKDGSTNEILAYNISEKLTLNIATDTIDKLMNEGEIKLTENAFIHSDQGFHYTSPKFQSLVKSYSLLGQSMSRRGNCWDNAPQESFFGHLKDEAYIKTCETLNELKDEIKDYMVYYNNYRHQWGLKKMTPVQYRNHLLVLQ; translated from the exons ATGAGCATAAAGTTATTCACAAATGAAGAAATAGAAATATTATCTAAAAACAAATATGTTAAACACGTCAGCGCTAAGGGAATAACCTATACTGAGGAATTTAAGCGCATTTTTATAAGTGAGAATGAAAATGGAAAACTTCCAAGAATAATATTCGAAGAATGTGGTTTTAGTATAAGTATCTTAGGAAAGAAACGAATGCAATCATCTGCTGATAGATGGCGTTTAGCCTATAGAACCCAAGGAGTGCTTGGATTACAAGATACAAGAAAGCAAAATTCAGGAAGACCTAGTGAAAAAGAACTTTCTATAGAAGAAAAATATGAGCGTATTAAAGCACAAAATAATTTATTGAAAGCTGAGAATGAACTGT TTAAAAAAGTTAGATATGTTAGAAAGAAGGATGATAAAAAAGAAATAAGCCTACCAGTTGAAAATAAGTTTAATATTATTAACTTAGTAGTTACAAAATATAAATCAAAAAATATGATCAGTTATTTGTGTAAAATAGCTGCTATATCACGTTCTGGATACTATAACTATTTCTCGTCAAAGTCACAAGGAAGGAGAAAAGAACGTAATAATAAGGCTGAGATAACGAGAGATATCATTTTAAAAGCATATAACTTCAAAGGACGTAAAAAGGGAGCTAGGCAAATAAAAGTGACATTAGAAGGTCAATTTGGAATCGTATATAATCTAAAACGTATGCGAAGGATAATGAAAAAATATGAAATTATTTGTCCTATTAGAAAAGCCAATCCATATAGAAGAATGACAAAAGCTACTAAAGAACATACTACCCTACCTAATTTATCAAACAGAAATTTCAAACAAAATATGCCTGAAAAAGTACTACTTACTGATATAACTTACTTATTTTATGGCACTGGTAAGAAGGCATATCTATCAACAATTAAAGATGGATCTACCAACGAAATTCTTGCGTACAATATTTCGGAGAAATTAACACTTAATATAGCTACAGATACGATAGACAAACTAATGAATGAAGGAGAAATCAAACTTACCGAAAATGCTTTTATCCATTCTGATCAAGGGTTCCACTATACAAGCCCTAAATTTCAAAGCTTAGTGAAAAGCTATAGTCTACTAGGACAATCCATGTCGAGGCGTGGTAACTGTTGGGATAATGCTCCGCAAGAATCTTTTTTTGGGCACCTTAAAGATGAAGCTTATATTAAAACATGTGAAACTCTAAATGAACTTAAGGATGAAATTAAAGACTACATGGTCTACTATAATAACTATAGGCATCAATGGGGACTAAAAAAGATGACTCCTGTTCAATACAGAAATCATCTTCTTGTCTTACAATGA
- a CDS encoding YkvA family protein codes for MDHFINEFKRRAKKLKSDIPALFVALKKRETPIIAKIFAGITIGYALSPIDFIPDFIPVIGLLDDLIILPIFVVLTIKLIPEEIFNQCRIAAENLWSMEKPKKWYFAIPIVLIWLILLILMISRLII; via the coding sequence TTGGACCATTTTATCAATGAATTTAAAAGAAGAGCGAAAAAATTAAAATCAGATATACCCGCTTTATTTGTTGCTTTGAAAAAGAGAGAAACACCAATAATTGCAAAAATTTTTGCTGGTATTACAATTGGATATGCGTTATCACCTATTGATTTTATACCAGATTTCATACCAGTTATAGGTTTATTAGATGACCTAATAATACTTCCAATATTTGTTGTATTAACAATAAAACTTATACCTGAAGAAATATTTAATCAATGTAGAATTGCTGCAGAAAACTTATGGAGTATGGAAAAGCCTAAAAAGTGGTACTTTGCAATACCTATTGTATTGATATGGCTAATATTATTAATATTAATGATAAGTAGATTAATTATATGA
- a CDS encoding serine hydrolase domain-containing protein encodes MKIKKYLITCSLFILITTSSIPVFAKASNNTIMSNFSPQTIDNFSNKTITRKQTTKNNNQIKSVSENSYNETKAVADQKASALLNCGDTSVQYALIDNGKIVLSGNAGVYSKDSNKALTADTMYGIGSTSKMFLTTAVMKLVDEGKVNLDAPVTKYIKEFTMADSRYKKITVRMLLNHSSGLMGSTTLNASLFGDNDTYNHDNFLKELKTQRLKANPGAYSVYCNDGFTLAEILVEHVTGTTFTNYIKDNITNSLKMNNTKTPASEFDRNNLAKTYCNGVSTSLPTENINSIAAGGIYSTAEDLCTFATTFTKNSNGILSNKSLKAMENKEYLRGLWPKDADSNLNYGLGWDSVNLYPFNQYNIKALSKGGDTPFYHSNLIVLPEKNMAMAVVTSGGHSGEDELAAQEVLLSALKEKGEINKIIPDKTFSEPQKAAVPQEIKNYEGMYLSGSEIFNIKIDESGTLTLSDPQRPQYGSQTAVYTKDGNFVSTDGSMTLSFVKESNGKIYAKQTGYETMPALGQGAVNLYFAQKIDDNNLPKNVSDTWNKRTGKKYYLLNEKYSSIDYLLSSQYLKVDFIKGLEGYFEVDKITGKNSASSILDGPGMLSRDQSDFTFYKKNNFEYLTGDGYIYEEEASINTLPTDNEFNCTIDKNGYGKWYKIDNSEANKEITVDIPNNAAFIVYDSNENLVNDSLITDNKTVKLPQNGKIVFLGSPKATFTVKYN; translated from the coding sequence ATGAAAATTAAAAAATATTTAATCACATGCTCATTATTTATATTAATAACCACAAGTTCAATACCTGTTTTTGCAAAAGCTTCAAATAACACAATTATGTCAAATTTTTCACCTCAAACAATTGATAACTTTTCAAACAAAACTATAACCCGAAAACAGACTACCAAAAACAATAATCAAATAAAAAGTGTTTCAGAAAATAGTTATAATGAAACAAAAGCAGTAGCTGATCAAAAAGCTTCAGCTCTGTTAAATTGTGGAGATACAAGTGTACAGTATGCTTTAATTGATAACGGTAAAATTGTACTATCTGGTAATGCAGGTGTATATTCAAAGGACAGTAACAAGGCATTAACAGCTGATACTATGTATGGTATCGGTTCTACAAGTAAAATGTTTTTAACAACTGCAGTAATGAAACTAGTAGATGAAGGAAAGGTAAATCTTGATGCTCCCGTAACAAAATATATTAAAGAATTTACAATGGCTGATAGTAGATATAAAAAAATCACTGTTAGAATGTTATTAAATCATTCTTCTGGTTTAATGGGTTCTACTACTTTAAATGCTTCTCTTTTTGGTGATAACGATACCTATAATCACGATAATTTCCTAAAAGAATTAAAAACTCAACGTTTAAAAGCAAATCCGGGAGCTTATTCAGTATATTGCAATGATGGCTTTACTCTTGCCGAAATATTAGTAGAGCATGTCACTGGTACAACTTTTACTAATTATATAAAGGATAATATTACAAACAGTTTAAAAATGAATAACACCAAAACTCCTGCTAGTGAATTTGACAGAAACAATTTAGCTAAGACATATTGTAATGGAGTATCTACTTCGTTGCCTACTGAAAATATAAATAGCATAGCTGCTGGTGGAATTTATTCAACAGCAGAAGATTTATGTACTTTTGCAACTACCTTTACTAAAAATTCAAATGGAATACTTTCAAATAAATCATTAAAAGCAATGGAAAACAAAGAGTATTTGAGAGGCCTTTGGCCAAAAGATGCTGATAGTAATTTAAATTATGGATTGGGTTGGGATAGTGTAAACCTATACCCCTTTAATCAATATAATATAAAAGCCTTATCAAAAGGCGGTGACACTCCCTTTTATCACAGCAATTTAATTGTACTTCCAGAAAAAAATATGGCAATGGCAGTAGTAACCTCTGGTGGACACAGTGGTGAGGATGAATTAGCAGCTCAAGAAGTTCTACTCTCTGCATTAAAGGAAAAAGGTGAAATTAATAAGATTATACCAGACAAGACTTTTTCAGAACCACAAAAAGCAGCTGTTCCACAGGAAATAAAAAACTATGAAGGAATGTATTTATCTGGCTCTGAAATTTTCAATATTAAAATTGACGAATCAGGGACATTAACTTTATCAGATCCTCAAAGACCACAATATGGTTCACAAACAGCTGTTTATACTAAAGACGGAAATTTTGTATCAACTGATGGTTCTATGACTTTAAGTTTTGTAAAAGAATCTAATGGGAAAATTTATGCAAAGCAAACTGGGTATGAAACCATGCCAGCTTTAGGTCAAGGTGCTGTTAATTTATATTTTGCCCAAAAAATAGATGATAACAACTTACCTAAAAATGTTTCTGATACTTGGAATAAAAGAACTGGGAAAAAATATTACTTATTAAATGAAAAATATTCTTCTATAGACTATCTTCTTTCAAGTCAATATTTAAAAGTTGATTTTATAAAAGGGTTAGAAGGATACTTTGAAGTAGATAAAATAACAGGTAAAAATTCAGCATCATCTATACTTGATGGACCAGGTATGTTGTCACGTGATCAAAGCGACTTTACATTTTATAAAAAAAATAATTTTGAATACTTAACTGGTGATGGTTATATTTATGAAGAAGAAGCTTCAATAAATACTTTGCCAACAGATAATGAGTTTAATTGTACAATTGATAAAAATGGTTATGGAAAATGGTACAAGATTGATAATTCAGAGGCCAATAAAGAAATCACTGTAGATATACCTAATAACGCAGCTTTTATAGTTTATGATAGCAACGAAAACTTAGTAAATGATTCTTTAATAACAGATAATAAAACAGTTAAATTACCTCAAAACGGTAAAATAGTATTTTTAGGTAGCCCTAAAGCTACCTTTACAGTTAAGTATAACTAA
- a CDS encoding radical SAM/SPASM domain-containing protein: MLDLKLVYLHITQHCNLSCSYCYNHRNLNKPDGINTNDISFIANILKNVGVETIVLTGGEALLRDDIIEVCKILKNFDFKLQLLTNGTMLSIKQEILDLLDKVIISIDTFDQTKNARNGLDVLKLKEDLLRIDSSQKYKITLRSVVTHLDEVSFKDIKSFASLNGFNFLQAVFIPNKSSDINLIPSIDVIEPDAEDCLLKASSCGACYNEIAIDSNGDIYPCQALIRPELKVSNIFKTNWMQELKNSDVTNMFLKRKVDNIENCSSCEYRYLCGGGCPTMPYNLYGTLFNCAKPLCGYIKQNIEKNFKRILEKY; this comes from the coding sequence GTGTTAGATTTAAAACTTGTGTATTTACATATAACTCAGCATTGTAATTTATCATGCAGCTACTGTTACAATCATAGAAATTTAAATAAACCCGATGGCATAAATACAAATGATATTAGTTTTATTGCAAATATATTAAAAAATGTAGGAGTAGAAACAATTGTTCTTACAGGTGGTGAAGCACTATTAAGGGATGATATAATTGAAGTTTGTAAAATATTAAAAAACTTTGATTTTAAGCTACAATTATTAACAAATGGTACAATGCTTTCAATAAAACAAGAAATATTAGACTTATTAGATAAAGTTATTATTAGTATTGATACCTTTGATCAAACAAAGAATGCTAGAAATGGTCTCGATGTATTGAAATTAAAAGAAGATTTACTCAGGATAGATAGTAGTCAAAAATATAAAATTACTTTAAGGTCAGTAGTAACTCATTTAGATGAAGTTAGTTTTAAAGATATAAAGTCTTTCGCTTCTTTAAATGGTTTTAATTTTTTGCAAGCTGTGTTTATTCCAAACAAATCTTCGGATATCAATTTGATTCCTAGTATAGACGTAATTGAACCTGACGCAGAAGATTGTTTATTGAAAGCTAGTTCCTGTGGAGCTTGTTACAACGAAATTGCCATTGACTCTAATGGTGACATATATCCTTGTCAAGCACTTATACGCCCTGAATTAAAGGTGAGTAATATCTTTAAAACTAATTGGATGCAAGAATTGAAAAATTCTGATGTAACTAATATGTTTTTGAAGCGTAAAGTTGATAACATAGAAAATTGTTCTTCTTGTGAATACAGATACTTATGTGGTGGAGGATGTCCCACTATGCCTTACAATTTGTATGGAACTTTATTTAATTGTGCTAAACCTTTGTGTGGATATATTAAGCAAAATATTGAAAAAAACTTTAAAAGAATTTTAGAAAAATATTAA
- a CDS encoding transketolase family protein, with amino-acid sequence MNKVSNRQVICDTLMELSKEDKNIMVLTCDSRGSASMGEFAKQYPEQFVEVGIAEQDCVGIAAGLATCGKKPYVASPACFLSMRSVEQIKVDIAYSKTNVKLIGISGGVSYGALGMTHHSLQDIAVIRAIPGIAVLLPADRFETKKMIKALQEYNKPAYIRIGRNPVEDVYENEDFEFEIGKANILHEGNDITIIATGETVKIALDASKRLEDIGVTCRVLSMHTIKPIDEEVILKAAKETKAIITVEEHSIYGGLGAAVSEVVCQNEPTKMKIVAIPDEAPITGNSKEVFDYYGLTADNLIKIAKELLEK; translated from the coding sequence ATGAATAAGGTTTCTAATCGTCAAGTTATATGTGATACACTAATGGAACTATCAAAGGAAGATAAAAATATTATGGTTTTAACCTGTGATTCCAGAGGGTCAGCATCTATGGGTGAGTTTGCAAAACAATATCCAGAACAGTTTGTTGAGGTTGGTATTGCAGAGCAAGATTGTGTTGGAATTGCTGCAGGACTTGCAACTTGTGGAAAAAAACCTTATGTTGCATCTCCAGCTTGCTTTTTATCAATGAGAAGTGTGGAGCAAATAAAGGTTGATATTGCTTATTCAAAGACAAATGTTAAATTAATTGGTATTAGTGGGGGAGTAAGCTATGGAGCACTTGGAATGACACATCATTCTCTTCAAGATATTGCAGTTATTAGGGCTATTCCTGGCATTGCAGTACTACTTCCAGCTGATAGATTTGAAACTAAAAAAATGATTAAAGCGCTTCAAGAATATAATAAACCTGCATACATTCGTATTGGGAGAAATCCAGTAGAAGATGTGTACGAAAATGAGGATTTTGAATTTGAAATTGGTAAAGCAAATATTTTGCATGAAGGTAATGATATTACAATAATTGCAACAGGGGAAACTGTTAAGATAGCATTGGATGCAAGTAAAAGATTAGAAGACATTGGAGTAACTTGTAGGGTTTTGAGTATGCATACAATAAAACCAATAGATGAAGAAGTGATTTTAAAGGCGGCTAAAGAAACAAAAGCTATTATTACAGTAGAAGAACACAGTATTTATGGTGGACTTGGAGCTGCTGTTTCAGAAGTGGTTTGCCAAAATGAACCTACAAAAATGAAAATTGTTGCAATTCCTGATGAAGCCCCTATAACAGGAAACTCAAAAGAAGTATTTGATTATTACGGATTGACTGCTGATAATTTAATAAAAATAGCGAAAGAATTACTAGAAAAGTAG
- a CDS encoding tyrosine-type recombinase/integrase: MENSNVLEQFTDYLIENDKNTNTIESYLSDIKQFFLFYKKDIKDLNKLDIKKYTQKLKNEGLKISTMQRKLVALNQLIIFSNEMLNLNIAVKIKQLKTEKQYFINDMMEINDLKRIIKAAIKKNDVRAVTVFYTLFYTGARVSEMLQIKVKDIDKNSITILGKGNKYRELLIPKKLQVQWQKYLECRENTSEFLFTGQRGSITRQTIHNDIKKYTGLARGIDKSIAHAHAFRHLYAKSLTDLGINPITIAQLLGHSLTVTGLYISQSKKELLKTINKLDIDKI; encoded by the coding sequence ATGGAAAACTCAAATGTTCTAGAACAATTTACTGATTATCTAATAGAAAACGATAAGAATACAAATACAATTGAAAGTTATTTAAGCGATATAAAGCAGTTTTTTTTATTTTATAAGAAGGATATAAAAGATTTGAACAAATTGGATATAAAAAAGTATACGCAAAAGCTCAAAAACGAAGGGCTAAAAATAAGCACAATGCAGAGAAAATTAGTTGCATTAAATCAGCTAATCATATTCTCTAATGAAATGTTGAATTTAAATATAGCAGTGAAAATAAAACAACTGAAAACAGAAAAACAATATTTTATCAATGATATGATGGAAATCAATGATCTTAAAAGAATAATAAAAGCTGCAATTAAAAAAAACGATGTGAGGGCAGTAACTGTTTTTTATACATTATTCTATACGGGAGCAAGGGTAAGTGAAATGCTTCAAATTAAAGTAAAGGATATAGACAAAAATAGCATTACGATTTTAGGGAAAGGAAATAAGTATAGAGAATTGTTAATTCCTAAAAAGCTTCAAGTTCAATGGCAAAAATATTTAGAATGTAGAGAAAACACAAGCGAATTTCTTTTTACAGGACAAAGAGGGAGTATCACTAGGCAAACAATACATAATGATATAAAAAAATATACTGGCTTAGCAAGGGGCATTGACAAAAGCATAGCTCATGCTCATGCATTCAGACACTTATATGCAAAAAGTCTTACGGACCTTGGAATTAATCCTATAACTATAGCACAGCTTTTAGGTCATAGTTTAACGGTAACCGGTTTGTATATTTCTCAGAGCAAAAAAGAATTATTAAAGACAATAAATAAATTAGATATTGATAAAATATAA
- a CDS encoding permease-like cell division protein FtsX produces the protein MKISTFKWLFKQALLNIYRNTTSSVSSVVTFLLALFILELSFILLWNIKDNSIDFKPEVQVFLQDNIRTENKTKIYDDIKKLNGVTNVSFQNKKYVLAYLKRHLGNDFKSTSFKESYIVKIKETNHISLITSKIKIIKGIAEVDENRDIKSELSSIIRLLQYLGTPIFIIFSAISLFLINNTIKLSIYLRLEEIKTMKLIGATEFFIIYPLVLQGILLGLLGSSLSLLISFLLYNFIYKKIAYYSVDIFLKLISPYSIIADISFKFILCGIIIGAVTSIFSAKNLIK, from the coding sequence ATGAAAATCAGCACTTTTAAATGGCTTTTCAAACAAGCATTATTAAATATATATAGAAATACAACAAGTAGTGTCTCATCAGTTGTTACATTTTTATTAGCATTATTTATTTTAGAATTATCTTTTATATTATTGTGGAATATAAAAGATAATTCTATTGACTTTAAACCAGAAGTACAAGTATTTTTACAAGATAATATAAGAACTGAAAATAAGACAAAAATATATGATGATATAAAAAAATTGAATGGTGTAACTAATGTTTCTTTTCAAAATAAAAAATACGTTTTAGCTTATTTAAAAAGGCATTTAGGAAATGACTTTAAAAGCACCTCCTTCAAAGAATCATATATAGTTAAAATAAAGGAAACTAATCACATATCACTTATAACTTCTAAAATTAAAATCATTAAAGGCATAGCTGAAGTTGATGAAAACAGAGATATAAAAAGTGAACTTTCTTCAATTATTAGATTGCTTCAATACCTAGGTACACCTATTTTTATTATATTTTCAGCTATATCTCTATTTTTAATTAACAATACAATAAAACTTTCTATATATTTAAGACTTGAAGAAATTAAAACAATGAAACTTATTGGAGCAACAGAATTTTTTATTATTTATCCCCTTGTTTTACAAGGAATACTACTAGGTCTTTTAGGGTCCTCCCTATCATTATTAATAAGCTTTTTATTATATAATTTTATCTATAAAAAAATTGCATATTATTCTGTAGATATATTTTTAAAATTAATATCACCATACTCAATTATTGCAGATATTTCTTTTAAATTTATACTTTGTGGAATAATTATAGGAGCTGTAACCAGTATTTTTTCTGCCAAAAACCTTATTAAATAA